The sequence CTGTGTAATATGTACCAAAGTTATATAATACTCATAATATATCATAGTTATATGACAATCACAGTACGTATCCAAGCTATTAACACTCCTAATACGCATCTATTTATCAAAGCAACCTAACACTCACGACAAACTTTTACTAACAAAGCTGtaacactcacgatatatcgAAACTATAAAGCTATAACATTCACAATACATATTGAATTAACAAAGCTATCATGCTAACAAAGCTGTAACACTCACGATATGTGTTAATTAtccaaagctataacactcacaataCATATCGAATTAACAAAGCTATCATGCTAACAAAGCTGTaacactcaccttgattgcttaggagcctttctaatagttcctttttacctcgggctcccttttccccctagaatccagatccaacttacaacttagattactaatagttctaaatcttatttggaaatacttccttctacaaacttattctaaaatgtcttagaaatcttaccataaaatcttagctcataactcttcatgatttggccggaatcatcaaaacatcgagactggcccagcttacccgacagctcgacccctctgtactttcctcattctccaccctaattccttagagcttcttctccggaagcctcaccatgaaaactaaactcttttatctttcagatggctttgaaatcacatcaaacgcacgagtagattggGAGATTTCCTCGTCCAAAGTTAATGTATTTTCCTCAACCCTTACTGTCCACTGCTCTCtactctccctctctttttatagattttatgatttgtgatttgaaaatgaaatcccaaagttctatttataggcattcaaatCTCCTATaatgttgacaccacctacttggctacaTGGCCAAATGGTCATTTCTCCCTTCATCAACGCAAGCATACCTCACTTTGGCTCAAGGTGTTCTTCCCATACGCATCCACCATAAtgacttagggtttaagaatttctcttaataagacacctaattttggttAACGTTTTTCTTTacgtcttcaacctttgtttgtattcaattttagggtttttcatgtataatctataagatcgtggccaaattcaaagCATAATCCACACTAACGCATCCATTTgtccaatctcactctctccgctctctccagctttctcgttGGTTTTGCTCTCgcggctctcgctctctccagctttctcactcagaatctcgctctcttcactctcactggtgtcgctctctccaatctcgccagTGTGGctctctccttctttctctccaacttCGTTCTCTCCCAgatttctctccaatctcgctctctcccactttctctctcattttctctccaatctcgctagttatCATGCATGGGTTAATCCAATACTTTCTTCACTGCTTGCGACACGTGGATTTCGCTTCCAACTTAACACGTGCACAAATAGTTAATCTCAACCTCCAAGCCCTCCAATGAACAGTTTCCAAAAGAAAAGCATCCTAATATGCCAAAATCTTCCCAAAATCTCCTTTATCTTCCGGCTTCCAATTAATTCCAAATTTTCCTATTTATTTTcccaatttttccaatttaacCGTAGCTATAATGGTtaggaaaaatattaataaatttccTAACTTATCAAAATTCTTCCTAAATTCCTCCTAATGTATTTATATTTCTCgttcttaattttaattatatttttctttgttttcaatATCTTATTTCCTTATGCCtttcaaattagggttagggtgtTACACTACCTCACACAAATTATCTTAATAATGgtactaaattaaattaacatttttcatatcatccaaattaaattgaaactttGTGCAAAATACAAATAAGATTAACTAAATTTGTATGTTAAAAAAGTGAGGAAATAACATGTTTTTGAAAGGGATGACTAGGTTAAGAAATTTTAATTCGTAACTCAAATGTTAAAATTGTACCATATATTGCCCTCCCTATGTATTTTCTTTCAATGTTACTctataagaaataaaataaaatatgaaatgataacattttaaattctaattatgACATATAgctattattaaatattaaaaaaataatagtaactTATTAGATTTTACTACCAAGAAAACAATTTCAAATTATAACAGGGAGAAGGTATACGGAAgggtaaaatgtaaatatagaaaaattgagtattaaaaattaaaaactctgCTATATAtgcaaaatccaaaaaaaaattacctcCAGTTGCAATTTCTCTAATTGATTTTGCGGACCTAATATTCTATCGTCTTTGGTTAAATTGTGCAACTTCCGCTAATAATAATTTGGAGGGAAGACAGTTGTGATATCTCTCGCACTCAGTTCTCAAGAGTACGTCACAAGAAACAACTCGTCCTTCATCATCTTCGACATAATAAATTGTGATTGCAAAGCAGCCGCGATTGAGGAAGGACGCGATTGATTCTGCTCGTAAAGCAGTTGATCTCTCACCAAACTCGATTGAGTTTTCTTATTTCTTTGCAAATTTGCTTTATGAGGCTGCAAAGGATTCAAAAGAGTACGACGAGGTGGTTGAAGAGTGTGAGCGGGCCCTTGGAATTGAAAATCCCATTGATCCCGCTGAAGAAAGTTTGGAAGATGAAAACAATCAGAAAGCCCCTACTGCAGAAGCAAGAATTACACAGATTCAGAATGAATTGAGGCAGTTGATTCAAAAATCAGAGAGAAGGAAACAAATCAAAGTCGGTGATGTTGTTTCCGGGCTGTTGCAACAAATGGAGAATGAAGGAGATAAAGCTTCAGGGACCCTGGAGGATACATCTTCATGGATTGTTGCTGACTGGCGGAAACATGGAAATGTGCAGAAACTTGGCTCTTCAGCTGAATCAAAGAATTTGGTTCGTTCTTTTTGGAATGCCATGAGTATGGAATCAAAGAAAGAATTGCTCAAGGTCAAGATTAGTGATCTTGAGACTCATTTCAATTCTTCAAATGATGTCTCAACAAATGAGCTTATTTCAGAAGCTTTGTCCTTCTATGACGGCAATAAAACTTGGAAATTTTGGGTTTGCTGTAAATGCGATAAGAAATTTGTGGATTCGAAATCCCGCTTGCACCATATGGTTCAGGAGCACCTGGGCAACCTTTTGCCGAAAATGCATTCTATTTTGCCACACAATGTTGATAATGATTGGAGTAAAATGCTTCTTAATTTGTCTCAAGTCTTATGGTGTAGGCAGAGACAAACAAGCTGTTGATGTTGAAGCGGAAATTATTGTCAGTGGAGATTCGTCACGTCTCCTCCTCAGTGAGTGTTTGCTATTAAATGAGGTTCCTTCTGACGTTGATCCTTTCCTATCCTGGATATATGCAGGTCCCACTAGAGGGGAACAGTTAGCATTATGGGCACAAACAACAGAGGAAGAAAAGACGTGGGgaatgaaaatttttcaaataCTTGAGACAGAATTTTACCAACTACAGTGCATTTGTGAGAGAAAATATGAAGATTTGAAGTATGAAAAAGCATTGAAGTTAGTGGAGGATTGCTACCATAAGGAGGGAAGCAAGACTGACTTTACACCTGAGAGTCGTGATTTAGTCCTGAGGAAACAAAGAGAGGAGTTTATCGAGGCTGAAAATGACCCGATGCATATTGGCAGTAGGTTTGAGTTAGATGCTTTAACTGATGTTTTGAAAGAATGTGAAGCTGTGGTTAAAAGTGAAAGTTGGAAGGCCGAGGATTATTTTTATCAAGTTGATCGTGGTCTGGAAATTGCAATAATCAGACAGAAGGAACGACTATCTACCAAGGTTCATTTATCAATTATGAATGATTTgcttatgaaaattttgagaaattagtTGTTTTGCTCATTTTATTTATCATGCAGATTAGCAATATTGATGAACGCATCATGCGAAATGTTTCTGAAATTCAAAAGTTGGTACATGTGCTCGAGCTTCTTTCAACTGATGATTATCAATCTATATTGTTGCCTCTTGTGAAATCATACTTGAGGGTCTGTATCAAATAGGCTAATATTAACCAATATTTCTTAAGCCTTTTGGGATTAAAATGAAGAATTCAAGTATCAAACTATAACATGCAGACACATTTAGAAGATTTGGCTGAAAAACATGTCACGAAGAAGTCTAATGCCACAAGAGAAGCATTTTTACCTAAACTGGCACGAGATTCAAAAAAGGATACTAGAGATGGAAGTGATAATTCGAGACATGCACTTGAAAAGCccaataaaaggaaaatgagcGAGGAGTTTAGGAAAGCCAAGGACTCTATAAGGTTGTCTATCATTTTACCACTAGAAGTTTAGGTTCATGATTTTGTTGTTTCTGCAACTTGGTGGTTGTTCTTAGTGACTAgtgatattttaataattttgattctGCAGGTGCTCAGTGTTCCTGAGCAAGATGTGCTTCGTGATGAGGGCGTCGATAGTGGTGAGTgcatattctattttgaaattcaCTATTTATTTTCCAACTCAGTAGTAAATGATGAATGTCGGGTTTTATTCCTTACAAATTATGAGTGATGTTTTTTAGCAAGCGTTTAGTCACCATCTCATgggttttatatatatatacacataattCTTTGGATTTAGGATGTGATTGTCTAGAAATGTTgcataataaatttttaataactaaataaaGCCATATAAGGTATTGTAACTTTTTTCGATGTTAATCTTCAATCTGCTATAACCCGGATGAATTATTAGATTTCAAGAGGTTTCCGTATTTATGGGTGCTTGTTTCTGTTTCCTTTTTTGTATAGTAATTGTAATATCATCTAAACGTATGTTTAATGTTTTCTTAGATGCATTTCAAGAACAACAGAAATTACTCTTGATTACAAGTTCGACGCCATTGGTTATTGGTGAAGTAGGTAGTAGCAGCAGTCTTCCATCAAAGGAACTCAATGTAGGCAAGTGCAAACTCCGCTGTGGCATGTTGCCGTCGCCGTCGCCGTTGCGGTTGCCCCTTCCCCACCCTCGTTTCCGAAACAACACACTTGTCGGTGTGAGGGTGCTTATTCACTGGCTA comes from Benincasa hispida cultivar B227 chromosome 2, ASM972705v1, whole genome shotgun sequence and encodes:
- the LOC120070703 gene encoding uncharacterized protein LOC120070703 — its product is MMSQQMSLFQKLCPSMTAIKLGNFGFAVNAIRNLWIRNPACTIWFRSTWATFCRKCILFCHTMLIMIGVKCFLICLKSYGVGRDKQAVDVEAEIIVSGDSSRLLLSECLLLNEVPSDVDPFLSWIYAGPTRGEQLALWAQTTEEEKTWGMKIFQILETEFYQLQCICERKYEDLKYEKALKLVEDCYHKEGSKTDFTPESRDLVLRKQREEFIEAENDPMHIGSRFELDALTDVLKECEAVVKSESWKAEDYFYQVDRGLEIAIIRQKERLSTKISNIDERIMRNVSEIQKLVHVLELLSTDDYQSILLPLVKSYLRTHLEDLAEKHVTKKSNATREAFLPKLARDSKKDTRDGSDNSRHALEKPNKRKMSEEFRKAKDSIRCSVFLSKMCFVMRASIVMHFKNNRNYS